The following proteins are encoded in a genomic region of Sparus aurata chromosome 11, fSpaAur1.1, whole genome shotgun sequence:
- the cbarpb gene encoding voltage-dependent calcium channel beta subunit-associated regulatory protein — protein sequence MSNESTVWTIPPENSTEIPVEAKEQQDGYVILLVILSIFLVGTLISVSVFLITFRRCCRGGKFCARASDDPEKTNTTYVEESQPTHEITIRVDESECLSMASSHDQETERFLSTGTTGRRVSFNEAALFDHGKKAQEKGRRYTLTEGDFHHLKNARLTHLHITPPALKIVTIHECESAENSITMTTHPVAKSALSIFQPMLCPLPQTALTSLSVNPSCALPGDTLNSVVDTSFSEKTTALNTKEPSSIEMMAAGPRGRGSSVSVGGGAAVGSGAPPAGVGAGSQGPMLQFFTKLRRHASLEGASPYFKIKKWKLDSSQRASSLDTRGSPKRRQFQRQRAASESMDQDDNDAHHIDLIQYIARTQDVAYRPSQPTSRLLSPPSTPPPSLGRVEVEVMVEPRCSHGGPGVIGLSPDPQDEAPSLARREGVDPLDPQDSQDTQSLYKDIWTLRASLEQYAASDQSSNNDRNSVCSDADSVCSLGGRTETERGGLPSYPSQDLGDEAEGGEDDKDIFMYMDERLGVKEVRKAKQESTESERGGSDGETGTRKLLQMDSGYASIEAPSRGPEELRLFGSISGSPDRTAHEKRHHFTNAGRTGTIGESFESHLFEEEPEDDLLLGASGGVSIKAGAGSLSWFPYGQMLTPREAAQPPPQPPMLHRRDYSIDEKTDALFHEFLRHDPQFDQQESPLRKHRSRIHLRKQWQRHKQWSDPGVRHFQTSFDRQRTPLRRGESVNYPLDTSYHSTLPRIVSAPDEETSDGTGSTPDTPKATTENGGKDREQGVTAREHTSSSPPPLHPSVSDKDGSEHHDPQEESKQSGLPPEPLDERSPSQLPDSSGYGPQTITAELTDKLTANLDERLYTGLRRTKDTATECVTVTATHASPDHSPV from the exons ATGAGCAATGAGTCTACCGTCTGGACCATCCCACCAGAAAACTCCACA GAGATCCCAGTTGAGGCCAAGGAGCAGCAGGATGGTTATGTGATCCTCTTGGTGATCCTGTCCATCTTCCTGGTAGGAACGTTGATCTCAGTCTCCGTCTTCCTCATCACCTTCCGTCGCTGCTGTCGTGGAGGGAAATTCTGTGCCAG GGCCAGCGATGACCCTGAGAAAACCAACACCACCTACGTGGAGGAGTCTCAGCCCACCCATG AAATCACCATCCGGGTGGATGAGTCAGAGTGCCTGTCTATGGCCAGCTCTCACGACCAAGAGACTGAGCGCTTCCTCTCCACGGGCACCACCGGCCGTCGTGTCTCCTTCAATGAGGCTGCCCTCTTCGATCACGGCAAGAAGGCCCAGGAGAAGGGCCGCAG GTACACTCTGACCGAGGGCGACTTCCACCACCTGAAGAACGCCCGCctcacacacctccacatcACTCCCCCGGCACTCAAGATCGTCACCATCCACGAGTGCGAGTCGGCCGAGAACAGCATCACCATGACGACGCACCCTGTCGCTAAGTCAGCACTTTCCATATTCCAG CCGATGCTCTGCCCCCTACCACAAACAGCGCTGACCAGCCTGAGTGTCAATCCCAGCTGTGCCCTCCCTGGAGACACTCTCAACTCGGTGGTGGACACCAGCTTCAGTGAGAAAACTACTGCTCTCAACACCAAAGAGCCGAGCTCT ATCGAGATGATGGCAGCGGGGCCCCGGGGCAGAGGCAGCAGTGTCAGCGTTGGAGGAGGGGCCGCGGTGGGGAGCGGTGCCCCTCCTGCTGGCGTTGGCGCAGGGAGCCAGGGGCCCATGCTGCAGTTCTTCACAAAACTGCGGCGCCACGCTAGTCTGGAGGGGGCCAGCCCCTACTTCAAGATTAAGAAATGGAAGCTGGACAGCAGCCAGAGAGCCTCGAGTCTGGACACCAGAG GCTCTCCGAAGAGGAGACAGTTCCAGCGCCAGCGAGCCGCCAGTGAGAGCATGGACCAGGACGACAACGATGCGCACCACATAGACCTCATCCAGTACATTGCCCGCACCCAGGACGTCGCCTACCGTCCCAGCCAGCCCACCTCACgcctcctctcacctccctcCACACCACCCCCCTCCCTCGGCAG GGTAGAGGTAGAGGTGATGGTGGAGCCCCGCTGCAGCCATGGAGGACCAGGGGTGATTGGTCTTTCCCCTGATCCCCAAGATGAAGCACCCTCCCTGGCTCGAAGGGAAGGTGTGGACCCATTGGACCCCCAAGATTCCCAGGACACCCAGTCACTTTACAAAGACATCTGGACCCTACGTGCGTCACTTGAACAGTACGCGGCCTCTGACCAGAGCAGCAACAACGACAGGAACTCTGTCTGCAGTGATGCGGACAGCGTGTGTTCGCTGGGTGGACGCACAGAAACGGAAAGAGGAGGGCTGCCCAGCTACCCATCCCAGGATTTAGGGGATGAGGCAGAGGGTGGAGAGGACGACAAGGACATTTTCATGTACATGGATGAGAGGTTGGGGGTGAAGGAGGTAAGAAAGGCGAAACAGGAGAGCACAGAATCAGAGCGAGGGGGCAGCGACGGAGAAACAGGGACTCGTAAATTGCTGCAGATGGACAGCGGCTACGCATCGATAGAGGCTCCATCTCGTGGTCCAGAAGAGCTGCGACTGTTTGGAAGCATCAGTGGCAGCCCTGACAGAACGGCTCATGAGAAAAGGCACCACTTCACCAATGCAGGACGAACCGGCACAATCGGTGAGAGCTTTGAGTCTCATCTCTTCGAGGAAGAGCCGGAGGACGACTTGTTGTTGGGTGCCAGTGGAGGAGTTTCCATTAAAGCAGGTGCTGGTTCACTGAGTTGGTTCCCGTACGGTCAGATGCTCACACCTCGAGAGGCTGCACAGCCTCCGCCTCAACCACCAATGCTGCACCGGCGAGACTACAGCATAGATGAGAAGACGGACGCCCTCTTCCACGAGTTTCTCCGCCACGACCCTCAGTTTGACCAGCAGGAGTCGCCACTAAGAAAGCACCGATCCCGAATCCACCTCCGCAAGCAATGGCAGCGCCACAAGCAGTGGAGCGACCCTGGTGTGAGACACTTCCAAACCTCATTTGACAGACAGAGGACCCCTCTACGCAGGGGTGAAAGTGTGAACTACCCACTGGACACAAGCTACCACAGCACGCTTCCCCGCATCGTCAGTGCTCCCGATGAGGAGACCAGTGATGGTACTGGCAGCACACCAGACACTCCAAAGGCGACCACTGAGAATGGGGGCAAGGACAGGGAGCAGGGTGTCACTGCCAGAGAGCACACCTCCTCTTCCCCACCACCTCTTCATCCCTCAGTCTCAGACAAAGATGGAAGTGAGCACCACGACCCTCAGGAGGAAAGCAAACAATCCGGACTCCCTCCTGAGCCCCTGGACGAGCGCTCACCCTCTCAGCTGCCCGACTCCTCAGGCTACGGCCCACAGACCATCACAGCCGAGCTCACGGACAAACTGACTGCTAACCTGGACGAGAGGCTGTACACAGGCCTGCGCAGGACCAAGGACACGGCCACCGAGTGTGTGACGGTGACGGCCACACACGCCTCTCCAGACCACAGCCCAGTGTAG